Proteins from one Candidatus Margulisiibacteriota bacterium genomic window:
- a CDS encoding glycosyltransferase — protein MEGGGAERVVLNLANEFFNREISFVLILRFKKGPYLKELNSGIKIIELNANNPILLISRLIKSCNSSCIDTLLTVSRYNNVIGLVANRFLKKRIIIREASTFNELFTGNSIKYKILFKLMKIYYPSANMIIANSKDTAKDIISHISINKEKLVVINNPIVNEKILKLSNEIIGDEFFSELSKPIIISIGRLFPSKNYSFLIRSFKKVATEVPNINLVILGEGPLKKQLIDLSKVLRIEKNVHFFGFVNNPYKYLKHSDVFVLSSTYEGFGNVIVEALAVGIPVVSSDCPGGPKEILDNGKYGKLIPINDEDAMADALISTLRANIDKKMLIERSKLYSIKKITDEYCEVIFQ, from the coding sequence AGATTTAAAAAAGGCCCTTATTTAAAGGAATTAAATTCAGGTATTAAAATTATTGAATTGAATGCAAATAATCCTATTTTATTAATTTCGCGTTTAATTAAATCTTGTAACAGTAGTTGTATCGACACGTTACTCACAGTTTCTAGATACAATAATGTTATTGGCCTTGTGGCAAATAGATTTTTAAAAAAGAGAATCATAATTCGAGAAGCGAGCACTTTCAATGAGCTATTTACAGGTAATAGCATAAAATATAAAATTCTTTTTAAATTAATGAAGATCTATTATCCCTCTGCAAATATGATTATTGCGAATTCAAAGGATACAGCAAAAGATATAATATCACATATAAGTATTAATAAAGAAAAATTAGTTGTAATAAACAATCCAATAGTCAACGAAAAAATACTTAAATTGAGCAATGAAATAATTGGTGATGAGTTTTTTAGCGAATTGTCAAAACCGATTATTATTTCAATTGGGAGGCTCTTTCCGTCCAAAAACTATAGTTTTCTAATAAGAAGCTTTAAAAAGGTAGCAACTGAAGTCCCAAATATAAACCTTGTTATTTTGGGAGAAGGTCCTTTAAAGAAACAGTTAATCGACCTTTCAAAAGTACTGAGAATTGAAAAGAATGTTCATTTTTTTGGATTTGTAAACAATCCTTATAAATATTTAAAGCACTCGGATGTTTTTGTATTAAGTTCTACGTATGAGGGGTTTGGAAATGTAATTGTTGAAGCCCTTGCTGTTGGCATACCCGTAGTTTCTAGTGATTGCCCTGGCGGACCTAAGGAAATCTTAGATAATGGTAAATATGGGAAACTTATTCCGATTAATGATGAAGATGCAATGGCTGATGCTCTTATAAGCACGCTAAGAGCAAATATTGATAAGAAAATGCTAATTGAAAGGTCAAAGCTTTACTCAATCAAAAAAATTACAGATGAATATTGCGAGGTTATTTTTCAATAA